Proteins encoded in a region of the Candidatus Bathyarchaeota archaeon genome:
- a CDS encoding CorA family divalent cation transporter translates to MSVQEQVATTQTRFNSSTTTPLELLPKRWFCAGLESSGKTFRQESESPLNFQEIVNRSVVTWIDYITDDPAKDLPMVAAELGFSEAFITNLSGCDQLNYSDFDTEMWLTFPTIQIRGNDVIPHQLVILIKKNLIFTFHVRLVDKRFLRLRRYSETFLRKIPLDLKPEDKLTVLLSRILEANNDSNFRHLRMIEEFGDELNKDLMDKDVDKSTLGPKIYLMKHALIVYLNSLWESVDVLQGIRFGDAELLTDDPKLVNMFTGMVEQVKSQIALSEHMSEVLASGIEATQAIYNNQLTIANNQLTVSNNKLTLLNNRLSKIVAYLTIIGTAILIPNTIATVLGNSVWVLGPDFLPAYLVLMVGTTLVGSFMMWAWIRKTGLMIKEPEPAT, encoded by the coding sequence ATGTCTGTACAGGAACAGGTTGCGACGACGCAAACCAGATTCAATTCTTCAACAACAACTCCGCTGGAGCTGTTGCCTAAACGGTGGTTCTGCGCTGGCCTTGAATCGTCAGGTAAAACATTTAGGCAAGAATCCGAATCACCCCTCAATTTTCAGGAGATTGTTAACCGCTCAGTTGTCACATGGATTGACTATATCACCGACGACCCAGCTAAGGATTTACCGATGGTTGCTGCGGAGCTAGGTTTTAGCGAAGCCTTCATCACTAACCTGTCAGGCTGCGACCAACTAAATTACTCCGATTTTGACACGGAAATGTGGCTCACTTTTCCCACTATACAGATCCGGGGAAACGATGTTATCCCCCATCAGCTCGTAATATTAATTAAGAAAAACCTGATTTTCACTTTCCATGTTCGCCTCGTGGATAAGCGGTTCCTTAGGCTTAGACGGTACTCTGAGACTTTTCTTAGGAAAATCCCCCTGGATTTGAAGCCTGAGGATAAACTCACGGTTTTGCTGTCCCGTATTCTGGAAGCTAACAACGACAGTAACTTTAGGCATTTGCGGATGATTGAGGAATTCGGCGACGAATTAAACAAGGACTTGATGGATAAAGACGTTGATAAATCGACTTTGGGCCCAAAGATTTACTTGATGAAGCATGCCCTCATCGTTTACCTGAATTCGCTATGGGAGAGCGTTGATGTGCTGCAGGGTATCCGCTTTGGCGATGCTGAATTGTTAACCGATGATCCTAAACTGGTTAACATGTTCACCGGCATGGTTGAGCAGGTGAAAAGCCAGATTGCACTTTCCGAGCACATGTCCGAGGTTCTGGCGTCAGGCATCGAGGCCACCCAGGCAATCTACAACAACCAATTAACCATAGCAAACAACCAGTTGACGGTTTCCAACAACAAGCTAACCCTGCTTAATAATCGTCTCTCAAAAATCGTGGCGTACCTCACCATAATCGGGACCGCTATTTTGATTCCTAACACGATTGCCACTGTTTTAGGTAACTCGGTTTGGGTTTTAGGACCTGATTTTCTGCCTGCCTATTTGGTGCTGATGGTGGGCACTACCTTGGTTGGCAGTTTTATGATGTGGGCCTGGATTAGGAAAACGGGTCTGATGATTAAGGAGCCGGAACCAGCAACGTAG
- a CDS encoding phosphoribosylaminoimidazolesuccinocarboxamide synthase codes for MGSVKDLQVITKPAQAAMGTGRFLFSDRYSVFDWGEMPDHIEGKGAALCLMGAYCFEQLEKLGVKTHYRGLVNQAGKAVCLDELTEASSIMEVALVNVYRPKIRVKACRIVHDYSQYSAQLKNCLIPLEIIYRNGLPEGSSVFKRLAAGKVTLADLGLDHQPQPGETLQKPIFDVSTKLEETDRYVTWAEAQKISGLTDSELCDVKTVLLRADQVITEAASNAGLKNEDGKIELAFNDMRQLMVVDVLGTLDECRFTFGGVHVSKEIARQFYKKTAWYIEVEQAKKDAEARGLADWKSLVKSPPPKLDPKLKRIISDMYMAVANQMSGKPIFKVPRLATIIEVYKEYMGEKA; via the coding sequence ATGGGCAGCGTAAAAGATCTTCAGGTAATAACCAAACCCGCCCAAGCAGCCATGGGCACGGGCAGATTCCTCTTCAGCGACCGATACAGCGTTTTTGACTGGGGCGAAATGCCTGATCACATAGAAGGCAAAGGCGCCGCGCTCTGCCTGATGGGGGCATACTGCTTTGAGCAGCTAGAAAAGCTGGGCGTGAAAACCCACTACCGCGGCCTCGTCAACCAAGCCGGCAAAGCGGTCTGCCTCGATGAACTCACGGAAGCCTCTAGCATCATGGAGGTGGCGTTGGTCAACGTTTATCGCCCCAAAATCAGGGTAAAAGCATGCAGAATAGTTCATGACTACAGCCAATACAGTGCCCAGCTGAAAAACTGCCTTATACCACTGGAAATCATCTACCGCAACGGATTACCCGAGGGCTCCTCGGTTTTCAAGCGTTTAGCCGCGGGGAAAGTTACTTTAGCGGATTTAGGTCTTGACCATCAGCCCCAGCCCGGCGAAACCCTCCAGAAACCCATCTTTGACGTGTCCACTAAGCTCGAGGAAACCGACCGCTACGTCACGTGGGCGGAGGCACAGAAAATCTCTGGTTTAACCGACAGTGAACTTTGCGACGTCAAAACCGTGTTGCTCAGAGCCGACCAAGTCATAACAGAAGCCGCATCTAACGCGGGATTGAAGAATGAGGACGGTAAAATCGAGTTAGCCTTCAACGATATGCGGCAGCTCATGGTAGTCGATGTCTTGGGCACTTTGGATGAATGCCGCTTCACCTTTGGCGGTGTGCATGTTAGCAAGGAAATCGCAAGGCAATTCTACAAGAAAACCGCATGGTACATTGAGGTTGAGCAGGCGAAAAAGGATGCTGAAGCCAGGGGCCTTGCGGATTGGAAGTCGCTGGTGAAGTCGCCTCCGCCTAAACTGGACCCCAAACTTAAAAGAATAATAAGCGACATGTACATGGCAGTGGCAAACCAGATGAGCGGCAAACCAATCTTTAAGGTGCCAAGGCTTGCCACTATAATTGAGGTTTACAAGGAGTATATGGGTGAGAAAGCATGA